One genomic segment of Hevea brasiliensis isolate MT/VB/25A 57/8 chromosome 3, ASM3005281v1, whole genome shotgun sequence includes these proteins:
- the LOC110646671 gene encoding short chain aldehyde dehydrogenase 1-like — protein sequence MMSTNTSAATSTSKRLQGKVALITGGASGIGKCSARVFVKQGAKVVIADVQDELGLSFCKEIGSEETISYVHCNVTCDSDIQNAVDFAVSKYGSLDIMFSNAGISGIMDPRILATEIEDFKRVFDVNVFGTFLAAKHAARVMIPAKKGCILFTASVTSVTFTEGPHPYVTSKYALLAKNLCVELGQYGIRVNCISPFLVVTPMMRKATGLMQMEKEKIQAAVSASAILKEAVLEEEDIAEAAVYLGSDECKYVSRINLVIDGGFSLANPSFAMAMKSLIS from the exons ATGATGAGCACAAATACTTCTGCAGCAACTTCAACATCCAAGAG GCTTCAAGGAAAGGTGGCTTTGATAACTGGTGGAGCCAGTGGAATAGGGAAGTGCAGTGCAAGGGTATTCGTTAAACAAGGAGCCAAGGTCGTCATTGCCGATGTCCAAGATGAGCTTGGCCTCTCTTTTTGCAAAGAAATTGGATCAGAAGAAACCATCTCTTATGTCCATTGCAATGTAACTTGTGATTCTGATATCCAAAACGCTGTGGATTTTGCCGTCTCCAAGTATGGGAGTCTTGATATCATGTTCAGCAACGCTGGAATTTCCGGCATCATGGATCCCAGGATTTTAGCCACAGAAATTGAAGATTTCAAAAGGGTTTTTGATGTCAATGTGTTTGgtactttcttggcagccaaacatgcAGCCAGGGTCATGATTCCTGCCAAGAAAGGCTGTATTCTCTTTACAGCAAGTGTTACTTCAGTGACATTTACGGAGGGTCCTCATCCATATGTGACATCAAAATATGCACTGCTTG CAAAGAACCTGTGTGTGGAGTTGGGCCAATATGGGATCAGGGTGAATTGTATCTCGCCATTTTTAGTTGTAACTCCAATGATGAGGAAAGCTACGGGGCTCATGCAGATGGAGAAGGAGAAGATCCAGGCAGCGGTTTCTGCATCAGCTATCTTGAAAGAGGCTGTGTTGGAAGAGGAAGATATAGCAGAGGCAGCGGTGTATCTGGGAAGTGATGAGTGCAAGTATGTGAGCAGGATCAATCTAGTGATTGATGGAGGTTTTAGTCTTGCCAATCCCTCCTTTGCTATGGCAATGAAAAGCTTAATTTCTTAA